Within Vicia villosa cultivar HV-30 ecotype Madison, WI linkage group LG1, Vvil1.0, whole genome shotgun sequence, the genomic segment CATTGAATGACTACATACCTATTTGTTTGGTAGAGTGTTTTTACAAAATCATAGCAAAGATACTAACTACTAGGGTTAAACAAGTTTAAGGATAAATAATTTCTAACAATCAATCAACATTCATACTTGGTAGACAAGTTTAAGATGGATTCCTAGTTTTGAATGAATTGATTGACCTAGCTAAAAGGGAGAAAAAAGAATGCCCAATTTTGAAAGTAGACTTTGATAAGATATATGATAGGGTGAATTGTAACTATCTAAGAGAATTACTTAGAAGGTTAGATTTTGGTTTAAAATGGAGGGTTTGGATGGAGGTTTGTTTATTCTCAAGGTTAGTAAATGGCATCCCCTCCAAAGAGTTCAATGTGGAGTGTGGGCTAAGTTAGGGTGATCCATTATCACCATTTATGTTTTCAATAATAGCATACGGCTTAACAAAGATTGATCAAGAAAGTTTTGGATTAAGGGGATTTTTCAGGGCTTTAAAGTCAATGATGTTGTTTAGTTTCTGGAGAGCTAATTGGTTGGGAGATTAATCCTTAACTTCTGCTTTTCTTGACCTTTTTCAATTATCCACAAGCCAAGATGGATCCATAGAAGAAATGGGGGAAAAGATTGGAAATGATTGGACTTGATAGCTTGATTGGAAATAAGATCTATTACCTGAGTTGATTCAACAGAGGGAAGAATTGATAAGCCATTTATTAAATGAAGATCTAATTCATGATATGTCTGACTTCTTTGAATGGAAGAAAgaacaagataaaatatttgctGTCAAATATTTGTATAAGGATGCTAAAACATCAATCATAGTTGTCCAAGGAAGTTGGTTCGAAGAAGGAGTAATTATTGCTCTCAATGTTGTATGGAAGACAAAAGTTCCACAAAATGTGAAGCTTTTTAGTTGGAAAGTAATTCAAGACAGACTTCCTAGCAAGGTTCAGTAGGCTCGAAAAGGGATGTTTCAAGATCATACTATTATTAATAATGTTAATTGTGTTTTCTACTGCCAAGAAGAGGAAACTTTGAGTCATGTTCTGTTTCCTTGTGCTTTTTTAGCAGGAAAGTTTGGCATGATGTGAAAACTTGGACAAGCATTGATCCAAAGGCATGCCAATCAATTTGGGAAGGCTTTTTAAAGTATAGACATCAGGTAAATGAAAAGTCAAAAAAGGAAAGGAAGGCGTGGCGTGGTTGGCAGCTTGTTGTAGTTTGTATACAATAAGAAATAACGTAATCTTCAAAGAGAAAACTTGCAATTTGGAAGGCATCATCCTttcaattaaagtaaaaatatggATGCGAAGTATTATAGGTTTAAAATCCCCAAAATGTATTAATTTTTATGATATGTATGTACCTTATTTAGATAGTTTACTCcctccggccttatttataagccCTGCATCTTGGTGGGGCGGACATGATTTTTATGTCAATTTCACTTGGCAGGCTTGGCAGCTCATTTTTTGGCCAGCATAACGCAGGACGGGCGTGGGCGGaacgggcggcccgttttgccacccctagtgttattggataaaattcaaaaatgtgtgccacttatcattaactttaatttatatgattcaaaatattattatattaatatatgtcattaatgaagtttatacaattaaaataatgttcgcccaattaaatattagaaaaattatttgttattgatgtcatttcacaaatatatgttatcaatgtaaataggatatatatatatatatatatatatatatatatatatatatatatatatatatatatatatatatatatatatatatatatatgggaaaaaaagtgtattacttattcaattgtaacatactactattatttataatcaaatattattagtattaaatTCTATTGATtctgatatttttgtaaatgatacttaaaccaaaataatatttgtatacgagacAAAATCTATTatcgatctaaatatttttatatacgaaaaatggtatttatgatccaaaaaaattttattcaaaaaagatatgcgggaaaaaatctattattgacatAAACATTTTTATgtaacgatacctaaacataaataatatttgtatatgggaaaaatctattaatgatctaaatatttttatatatgaaaaatgatatttgtgatccaaaaaattttgattaaaaaatggtatatggaaaaaaaatctattattaatttaaatatttttatatacaaaaatttattattgatccagatatttttttaaatgatacctaaacataaataatatttgtatacggggaaaaaatctattattgatataaatatttttatatacgaaagatagtatttatgatttaaaaattttgattcaaattttatttttgttttaaaataaatatatttgttactagttttttaatgaaaatataacGTGTGTATAATttccatttatatatatacaatttTCTTCTATATTCACTTCTTAAATAATGTTAATAtacatttatcatatttttattaacaAATAGAATAATccatatttaaaaaattgtagGTAAATTTTCTTGTATTAAAAATACAAGacgattcattttttttaaattaaaaggaCGATCCATTTTAACTTCCCCGGAAATTGATAATTTTCTATCgatttttaaattttcttatataaataGGTACATTTATTTACGAAAGAGTTCTTgtaaaaatgaaaaagttttcACTTGAGTCAGAAAGGAAAAAATCCCTGGTGaaaaatttttttcttcatattttcattttgtttgttttttcaaaTGAATGAAGCAAAGAAGCAACATTGATTCCCCTCCCAGCCCCCTTTTGCCCCTCCGCCGCAATCCGCTACTTTCCGCTCCCAATCGCCGCCACATCACTACACAGGTAGTTACTACCATTACTCTTTCAAGATCCACTATTTTCTTCACAATATTGTCTCTTAGATTGAACAATGAACGTTAATCAGAATATTTAACCATCTCACACAGGCAAAACTTCCATTTAGCGTTCATCGATAATGGCGAGATGGGACGCAATCCTATCTCTTCCCGTTCAAAACCCTCCCTCCTTGGAAATTTCTTCCGATGACCTAGTTTGGTCCAAAGTGGAAGGCTGGCATGATAAATTAGATAGAGTTGCTATAATCCCGTTTGCTAGGGTTGCTGATTTTGTTAGAGGTGAATCTAATAATAAAGAATGTCCTACAAGATTTCATGTTGAAGCTAGACGGCGTCGCCCTCCGTCTTTCAAGCAAAAGGTTGATGGCATACTAGAGTATATTTTGTAAGTTGTATACTCTCTTATTTGATTGATATTGTTTGATTATGCGGTGAAGAAATTGATTCGGTgtgaattgattatgaaattgaTTATGACTTTAAGTGAGTTGAGTTCAAGTGATTTATGTATAAAttgcaaaagtgagttgaatagGAAGTTTCAGTATAAGAATCACGTTTAAACTCAAAAGCTATAAATCCTAGGTTCAAGTAGAATTAGTTCTGGAtagcagaatcaattctacttaaGAGTAACCAaacatttcaaaatcaattttacatatccagaatcaattctaagtGCTCAAATTGTGAAACTAAATATACATTTTGTATTTCGTTCAAGTTTAGATGTTTATTCCATCTTTATGTAGGTATTGGTGTTCCTTTGGTCCGGATGACCATAGAAAAGGTGGAATTGTTAGACCAAGTCGTAGTACGTATGTTCCAAAGAAGAAAAATGCTGGTCGACCAAATACCAAACGTGGTTGCACTTGTCACTTTATTGTGAAACGTCTTATAGCTGAACCTTCGGTTGCTTTGATTATATATAACGATGATAAGCATGTTGATAAAAAGGGTGTGCCGTGCCATGGTCCACAGGATAAAAAGGCTGCTGGAACAATTGCTGAGTTTGCTCCGTATATTTCAGAAGATCTCCGACTGCGGGTTTTGTCTCTTCTATATGTTGGAGTGTCGGTGGAGACCATTATGCAGAGGCACAATGAATCAGTCGAGAAACAAGGTGGTCCAAGTAACCGTGATGACCTTTTGTCTCAGCGTTATGTTCGAAGACAAGAGAGGGAAATACGCCGTTCTAGTTATGAGTTAGATGCTGATGATTCAGTTAGTATCGACAAGTGGGTTGGAATCCACCAGAATAATGTTTTCTTCTATGAAGATTTCTCTGAGTCTGATCCATTTATTTTGGGCATTCAAACTGAGTGGCAATTGcaacaaatgattaagtttgggAACTGTGCTCTTCTCGCATCTGATTCAAGATTTGGTACAAATAAATTAAAGGTCTGTTGGCGATTTTCTCACTTGATTCTAAATAACCAGAAATATACTGTTTTCATTGAGTTTCAAAGAAACTAACATCAAGCGCATTCGTAAATTTTATGTAGTACCCTGTTCATAGTCTTCTAGTATTCAACTCAGAGAAGAAGGCTATTCCCGTTGCTTGGATAATCACACCAAGGTTTTCATGTTTGGATGCACATCGATGGATGAGGGCTCTGTATAATAGAGTTCACACAAAAGATCCTAATTGGAAGCCTGCTGGCTTCATAGTAGACGACCCACATTATGATATCCTAGCAATCAGGTGGGTTCAATATATCTATtaaatcatataattttattaatgatTAGGGTCCTGTTTATGAAATATCAATTTTATGCAAAGAGTTGGTTGAAATGGAACGTGCTTAATAttttaagggtcatgctaacgagtgtcccGGGGGCACTCTTTAATGATACCAAATAAAGGAAATATTATTTAGAAAAGTcaattatttcaaatttcaacTTATTGAATACACACATTTCCCAAAAACCTTGCCACTTTAAGCACTTAAAGAGTCCTCAtggggcacttgttagcatttcctATATTTTAAATATAGATTCGTATTGGCCCAGATTATTTAGTGACTTCTTCTCGTGCTCTCCTTTTTCGTCATACCCAAAATCAACCATTTCATTTATCCCCTTGTGGCTAATTATTACAAAGTTGTGCCTAAACTTTACATTTTTGAGTGCAAGAGATGGGTAGATTGGATAGAAAATATTGTTTTGTTCTTGATCTGGCCATATGAGATATAGTGTTGCCTTGTTTGCTTCTTTGACAATGCTGATGGCTGGTCATATTTTAATATAGTAATCTATTTGGCATCCGGGACTGAGACCTTGTGTTGAATTCAATGTGTTGCAATGTATTACTTAACAAATATTTATATTCAATCAATTTCTCAGGGACGTGTTTCAGTGCTCAGTATTGATAAGCTTCTGGCGAGTTCGGCATTTATGGcataaaaacataattaagcGTTTGGAAACTGGTATGCAAATAAAAATCTCCAAACGGCTTGGGTGGATAATGGATAATATTTTCCGTCGTCAAGGAACCATGTTACTCTTTGAAGATTTTGTAGAGGACTTCATTGATGAATCCAATTTTATGGACTATTTCAAGGCCACTTGGTATCCTAGAATGGGTTAGTAACTTGCTAATATCTTTCTAGATACTAGAATGTTACCCTTTTTCTTATAAAATTGAGAAATAGTAGTATATCCCCCAGCCTGTTTTGTTAATTTGTTAACTATTTGTGTGACTACTCCCCGTACGTTGCACAACCTATATAATAATATTTCCCAGATATTTCCTGAGTATTCTGTTCATTCAATGTCATCATGTTATGTACACTGGACTTATTCTTTCCTTTTGGTGTAGGAGTATGGGTTGATGCCCTTAGAACTCTTCCTCTTGCTAGCCAAGAGTCTTGTGCAGCGATGGAATTTTACCACAACCAACTGAAGATCAGGCTGTTGAATGAGAAAGACATCAGTGTTTATCAGCGTGCTGATTGGTTGGTTGACAAGATAGGTACAAAAGTCCATTCTTATTATTGGCTTGATGAGTGCTCAGATAAAGATGATTTTGCACGATATTGGAAAGACGAATGGATGAGTGGTTTAACATCATGGCGCAAAGCACTGAAGATTCCAGATGCAGATGTCGTAATGGAAGATGGGTGTGCTAAGGTTAAAGATGAGCATGACCAAGATAAAGCTTATACTGTATGGAATGCTGGTTCAATGTTGAGCATCTGCGATTGTGATTGGGCAATGAATGGCAACCTTTGTGAGCATATCTTGAAAGTTTTTAGTATCTGCCGAAGTCGAGGGTCTGTTCCACCATCCATCAGCTTATTGCAGTACCATCAGGTGCTAAAGAGCATGCTGCGTTGCCCACCTTTTGATTCTTTAATTCGTGATCATGCTGTGTCGTTGGCAGTTTCAGTTCAGAAGCAGTTAAATACACTACTTGACAAAGAAAGTATCCAGGCTGCCGGGGGATCTAATGAGAAGCGAATCGATATTGATATCCATCGGCTGAACTCTATGGTAGCTTCAGCTGCCCAAGATGAAGCCTTAGTTTGTGAGAGGCAAGTCATCAAAGATATTTTATCCCGGGGTGCTGCACGTGGAGTGAGTGATATCATCGGTCATGCGAACATGGATGTTGATGAGACTGTTTCAAATAATAATGCATTACTAGAGAAAAAAACGACGAGTTTACTCACCATAGGAAATGGGATTTCAGCTTCCAAAAATGGTGCTGTTTTTGATGAGATTAATGAAGATATTTGCAAGGATAACAATGGTATGGATGCGGATCCCCCACCTGTAGACACCACCTCATAAATGGAAGCATCTGAAGCATTGTGAAAAGCTTCATAATGGTGCTTTCAAATTGGAGGATGCTAATAGCCACTTGGGCTCTCATTCAACAACCATGGCAGTTGAGCAAGTTGCAGCTGGCATGGTTGAAAATGCAGGAACAATCGAGGTGGATGTGAGCTTGGGATCAAATATATAGATGAGTTTAGGTGTCAATATGGATTTATTCCTTTAACATATCAAC encodes:
- the LOC131639531 gene encoding uncharacterized protein LOC131639531; amino-acid sequence: MARWDAILSLPVQNPPSLEISSDDLVWSKVEGWHDKLDRVAIIPFARVADFVRGESNNKECPTRFHVEARRRRPPSFKQKVDGILEYILYWCSFGPDDHRKGGIVRPSRSTYVPKKKNAGRPNTKRGCTCHFIVKRLIAEPSVALIIYNDDKHVDKKGVPCHGPQDKKAAGTIAEFAPYISEDLRLRVLSLLYVGVSVETIMQRHNESVEKQGGPSNRDDLLSQRYVRRQEREIRRSSYELDADDSVSIDKWVGIHQNNVFFYEDFSESDPFILGIQTEWQLQQMIKFGNCALLASDSRFGTNKLKYPVHSLLVFNSEKKAIPVAWIITPRFSCLDAHRWMRALYNRVHTKDPNWKPAGFIVDDPHYDILAIRDVFQCSVLISFWRVRHLWHKNIIKRLETGMQIKISKRLGWIMDNIFRRQGTMLLFEDFVEDFIDESNFMDYFKATWYPRMGVWVDALRTLPLASQESCAAMEFYHNQLKIRLLNEKDISVYQRADWLVDKIGTKVHSYYWLDECSDKDDFARYWKDEWMSGLTSWRKALKIPDADVVMEDGCAKVKDEHDQDKAYTVWNAGSMLSICDCDWAMNGNLCEHILKVFSICRSRGSVPPSISLLQYHQVLKSMLRCPPFDSLIRDHAVSLAVSVQKQLNTLLDKESIQAAGGSNEKRIDIDIHRLNSMVASAAQDEALVCERQVIKDILSRGAARGVSDIIGHANMDVDETVSNNNALLEKKTTSLLTIGNGISASKNGAVFDEINEDICKDNNGMDADPPPVDTTS